A genomic segment from Oncorhynchus clarkii lewisi isolate Uvic-CL-2024 chromosome 12, UVic_Ocla_1.0, whole genome shotgun sequence encodes:
- the LOC139421390 gene encoding ubinuclein-2-like isoform X2, which translates to MAEPRKVPFVTISSFNNNAPPSDSKKRRREDEAEISLGEDGGGGSAATRPGGGTGASPFGIVKAGDGDSAETKRVTVRLNLSLPEPSERGSAEFNYSELVQSTQVKKPPAPGPPKDLTPALDPNDPFADNEKERKEVEALAKKFESKYSQANTGKKKRKDRVQDLIDIGFGYDETDPFIDNSEAYDELVPASLNTKLGGFYINTGTLQFRAASESEGEDFKKLKDGEERVIKKRMKKQDGSNMDEKKPRKIRMPKQGVSGLNVHRPEKKKRKKLMKDSLNLAAMLRRFTREKEENRKKIPGLPRGQHNANSALLNAHPKPSNISMADLANDPAMMSLLGSANNNDMLQDMMGDLDFGLLDSPQPSSPAQGENGAPGRVQGRVQGAQGGLLPPPPLPNGLPAPLSKRIEDLRVASHQFDQEGRKKFFTLDMNNILLDIELQVQEQPAAVRSSVYSHLEAFVPCNKEALLKRLKKLSLNIQDDRLRAPLLKLKLAVCSVMPEQIARYNMDCIAKVAKQQSEEGEKNGSEEEDEEKPGKRVMGPRKKFVWDEKLRMLLCNLVRVKLGCYELEGQSSQSPEDYLKAFMETEVKPLWPKGWMQGRMLFKESLMVHCHLTGNPAKKKMVPTPKSKPKEGSWVQRSTPSVGATPSPAAPVACRPSQSTAETICLLDSLDEELTAPALDSISQALALLSNAAKGLVQGDSPPSPDRPKTAPSSLHASPLLQKHKKSTINTPSSNTPLFVSTSSSPSSLSRPPTVSPSLSSARSEGLGSMKGGGALAQAHRQSLQSTQRLAGTGLSKANAPGSHSQLKPRPPPNQKGFGSNNTKANSGDTPLSSPSPSFSHSLLGAQAQQQSNFITPMQATLTKSSHSSTSPIIKLTPRLPNPLTPTTFSPSTNPRPQAASSMHQYSSKSPAGFRPPFSGAPGGPAKLVQGSYTPPGGQKTPSQIISSSTNTSLTNTSSISKHSGSSPSPTTTSANQRQRPAGGTIQGAKPIKSVSTQSVSSQLPQVSSASSSLLGSAPSLPLGFGMLGGLVPVSLPFQFPSLLNLPPLGGTAGSSTGASGSSTSNSSAFSLTQNLLKSLQSGSQVALPPHLQLAFSDVNQTQGGDVKRKSL; encoded by the exons ATGGCCGAACCGAGAAAAGTACCGTTTGTCACAATCTCTTCCTTTAACAACAATGCACCGCCTTCGGATTCAAAGAAACGCCGCCGGGAAGATGAGGCCGAAATCAGTTTGGGGGAAGATGGAGGGGGTGGAAGTGCAGCAACCAGGCCAGGAGGTGGTACTGGTGCTAGTCCATTCGGTATCGTGAAAGCCGGTGACGGGGATTCAGCGGAAACAAAACGTGTAACAGTGCGCTTGAACCTCTCCTTGCCCGAACCCAGCGAACGGGGATCTGCTGAATTCAACTACAGTGAACTTGTTCAATCTACTCAG GTGAAGAAGCCTCCTGCTCCAGGACCTCCTAAAGACCTGACGCCAGCCCTGGACCCCAACGACCCCTTTGCAGACaacgagaaggagagaaaagaagtaGAGGCGCTCGCCAAGAAATTTGAGAGCAAATAT TCACAGGCCAATACAGGGAAAAAGAAGCGGAAGGACAGGGTGCAGGATCTCATCGACATTGGTTTTGGCTATGATGAGACTGACCCATTCATTGATAACTCTGAGGCT TATGATGAGCTGGTGCCAGCCTCCCTCAACACTAAGCTGGGAGGGTTCTACATCAACACTGGCACCCTGCAGTTCAGAGCAGCCTCCGAGTCAGAGGGAGAGGACTTCAAG AAGTTGAAAGATGGTGAGGAGCGTGTGATAAAGAAGCGAATGAAAAAGCAAGATGGCAGTAACATGGATGAGAAAAAGCCCAGGAAGATCAGGATGCCAAAGCAAGG AGTGTCTGGCCTGAATGTCCACCGGccagagaagaagaaaaggaagaagttGATGAAGGACTCTCTGAATCTGGCCGCCATGCTCCGCCGCTTCACgcgggagaaggaggagaaccGCAAGAAGATCCCCGGCCTGCCCCGTGGCCAGCACAATGCCAACAGTGCCCTGCTCAACGCACACCCTAAACCCAGCAACATCAGCATGGCCGATCTGGCTAACGACCCTGCCATGATGTCACTGCTGGGCTCAGCCAATAACAACGACATGCTGCAGGACATGATGGGCGACCTAGACTTTGGGCTGCTGGACTCTCCTCAGCCCTCCAGTCCTGCACAGGGGGAGAACGGTGCTCCGGGTAGGGTCCAGGGTAGGGTCCAGGGGGCACAAGGAGGtctcctgccccctcctcctctgcctaATGGACTGCCTGCCCCTCTCAGTAAGCGTATTGAGGACCTCCGTGTG GCTTCTCATCAGTTTGATCAAGAGGGCAGGAAAAAGTTCTTCACGCTGGACATGAACAACATCCTACTGGA TATTGAGTTGCAGGTCCAGGAGCAGCCGGCAGCAGTGCGCTCTTCAGTCTACTCCCATCTCGAGGCCTTTGTGCCCTGCAACAAGGAGGCTCTGCTCAAACGCCTAAAGAAACTCAGCCTCAatatccag GATGACCGTCTGCGTGCTCCGCTACTGAAGCTGAAGCTAGCTGTGTGCAGCGTGATGCCAGAGCAGATTGCCAGATACAATATGGACTGCATTGCCAAAGTGGCCAA GCAGCAGTCAGAAGAGGGGGAAAAGAACGGgtcagaagaggaggatgaggagaagcCTGGGAAGAGAGTGATGGGACCTCGCAAGAAGTTTGTCTGGGATGAGAAGCTCAG GATGTTGCTGTGTAACTTGGTGAGGGTGAAGCTGGGCTGCTATGAGCTGGAGGGCCAGAGCTCCCAGTCTCCAGAGGACTATCTCAAGGCCTTCATGGAGACTGAGGTGAAACCACTGTGGCCCAAGGGCTGGATGCAGGGCAG gatgCTATTCAAAGAGAGCCTCATGGTTCATTGTCACCTCACTGGCAATCC AGCCAAGAAAAAGATGGTTCCTACTCCCAAGTCTAAACCCAAA GAGGGTAGTTGGGTCCAGAGATCCACCCCCTCAGTTGGTGCGACCCCCTCCCCTGCAGCCCCAGTGGCCTGCCGGCCCTCCCAGTCCACCGCTGAGACCATCTGTCTGCTTGACTCCCTGGATGAAGAGCTGACCGCCCCCGCCCTGGACTCCATCTCCCAGGCCCTGGCCCTCCTCAGCAATGCAGCCAAGGGCCTGGTCCAAGGGGACAGTCCCCCCTCCCCTGATAGGCCCAAGACTGCCCCGtcctccctccatgcctcacCTCTCCTCCAGAAGCACAAGAAGAGCACCATCAACACACCCAGCTCCAACACACCTCTCTTcgtctctacctcctcctccccctcctctctctctcggcctcccACCGTCTCCCCTTCTCTGTCCTCAGCAAGGAGCGAGGGGTTGGGGTCGATGAAGGGTGGAGGTGCTCTGGCTCAGGCTCACAGACAATCATTGCAGAGCACTCAGAGGCTTGCTGGGACTGGACTGAGTAAAGCCAATGCTCCCGGCTCTCACTCCCAGCTTAAGCCGCGGCCGCCCCCCAATCAGAAGGGCTTTGGCAGCAATAATACTAAAGCCAACAGTGGTgacacccccctctcctccccttctccctccttctcccactctctcttagGAGCCCAAGCTCAGCAGCAGTCCAACTTCATCACCCCCATGCAGGCCACTCTCACCAAGTCCTCCCATAGCAGCACCTCGCCCATCATCAAACTCACCCCTCGCCTCCCCAACCCCTTAACGCCCACCACCTTCTCACCCTCCACCAATCCCAGGCCTCAGGCAGCTTCCAGTATGCACCAGTACTCCTCCAAAAGCCCAGCAGGGTTCCGCCCACCATTCTCAGGTGCTCCGGGAGGGCCAGCCAAACTTGTCCAGGGCAGCTACACCCCTCCAGGAGGGCAGAAGACCCCCTCTCAGATCATCAGCAGCAGCACCAACACCAGCCTTACCAACACCTCATCCATCAGCAAGCATTCGGGATCCAGTCCCTCCCCTACCACAACCTCGGCCAATCAGCGACAAAGGCCGGCAGGTGGAACCATTCAGGGGGCTAAGCCTATTAAATCTGTATCCACACAGTCTGTCTCTTCTCAGTTGCCACAG GTGTCCTCAGCCAGCAGCAGTCTTCTTGGCTCTGCTCCGTCTCTCCCACTGGGCTTTGGGATGTTGGGGGGGCTGGTTCCTGTGTCCCTGCCCTTCCAGTTTCCTTCACTCTTAAACCTGCCCCCATTAGGGGGCACAGCTGGCTCCAGCACCGGGGCCAGCGGCTCCTCAACCAGCAACAGCTCAGCATTCTCCCTGACCCAGA aTCTGTTAAAGAGTCTCCAGTCAGGGTCTCAGGTTGCTCTGCCTCCTCACTTACAGCTCGCTTTCTCAG ATGTCAATCAAACCCAAGGAGGGGATGTGAAGAGGAAGTCTCTTTGA
- the LOC139421390 gene encoding ubinuclein-2-like isoform X3 — MAEPRKVPFVTISSFNNNAPPSDSKKRRREDEAEISLGEDGGGGSAATRPGGGTGASPFGIVKAGDGDSAETKRVTVRLNLSLPEPSERGSAEFNYSELVQSTQVKKPPAPGPPKDLTPALDPNDPFADNEKERKEVEALAKKFESKYSQANTGKKKRKDRVQDLIDIGFGYDETDPFIDNSEAYDELVPASLNTKLGGFYINTGTLQFRAASESEGEDFKKLKDGEERVIKKRMKKQDGSNMDEKKPRKIRMPKQGVSGLNVHRPEKKKRKKLMKDSLNLAAMLRRFTREKEENRKKIPGLPRGQHNANSALLNAHPKPSNISMADLANDPAMMSLLGSANNNDMLQDMMGDLDFGLLDSPQPSSPAQGENGAPGRVQGRVQGAQGGLLPPPPLPNGLPAPLSKRIEDLRVASHQFDQEGRKKFFTLDMNNILLDIELQVQEQPAAVRSSVYSHLEAFVPCNKEALLKRLKKLSLNIQDDRLRAPLLKLKLAVCSVMPEQIARYNMDCIAKVAKQQSEEGEKNGSEEEDEEKPGKRVMGPRKKFVWDEKLRMLLCNLVRVKLGCYELEGQSSQSPEDYLKAFMETEVKPLWPKGWMQGRMLFKESLMVHCHLTGNPAKKKMVPTPKSKPKEGSWVQRSTPSVGATPSPAAPVACRPSQSTAETICLLDSLDEELTAPALDSISQALALLSNAAKGLVQGDSPPSPDRPKTAPSSLHASPLLQKHKKSTINTPSSNTPLFVSTSSSPSSLSRPPTVSPSLSSARSEGLGSMKGGGALAQAHRQSLQSTQRLAGTGLSKANAPGSHSQLKPRPPPNQKGFGSNNTKANSGDTPLSSPSPSFSHSLLGAQAQQQSNFITPMQATLTKSSHSSTSPIIKLTPRLPNPLTPTTFSPSTNPRPQAASSMHQYSSKSPAGFRPPFSGAPGGPAKLVQGSYTPPGGQKTPSQIISSSTNTSLTNTSSISKHSGSSPSPTTTSANQRQRPAGGTIQGAKPIKSVSTQSVSSQLPQVSSASSSLLGSAPSLPLGFGMLGGLVPVSLPFQFPSLLNLPPLGGTAGSSTGASGSSTSNSSAFSLTQKLYSSCPDVNQTQGGDVKRKSL; from the exons ATGGCCGAACCGAGAAAAGTACCGTTTGTCACAATCTCTTCCTTTAACAACAATGCACCGCCTTCGGATTCAAAGAAACGCCGCCGGGAAGATGAGGCCGAAATCAGTTTGGGGGAAGATGGAGGGGGTGGAAGTGCAGCAACCAGGCCAGGAGGTGGTACTGGTGCTAGTCCATTCGGTATCGTGAAAGCCGGTGACGGGGATTCAGCGGAAACAAAACGTGTAACAGTGCGCTTGAACCTCTCCTTGCCCGAACCCAGCGAACGGGGATCTGCTGAATTCAACTACAGTGAACTTGTTCAATCTACTCAG GTGAAGAAGCCTCCTGCTCCAGGACCTCCTAAAGACCTGACGCCAGCCCTGGACCCCAACGACCCCTTTGCAGACaacgagaaggagagaaaagaagtaGAGGCGCTCGCCAAGAAATTTGAGAGCAAATAT TCACAGGCCAATACAGGGAAAAAGAAGCGGAAGGACAGGGTGCAGGATCTCATCGACATTGGTTTTGGCTATGATGAGACTGACCCATTCATTGATAACTCTGAGGCT TATGATGAGCTGGTGCCAGCCTCCCTCAACACTAAGCTGGGAGGGTTCTACATCAACACTGGCACCCTGCAGTTCAGAGCAGCCTCCGAGTCAGAGGGAGAGGACTTCAAG AAGTTGAAAGATGGTGAGGAGCGTGTGATAAAGAAGCGAATGAAAAAGCAAGATGGCAGTAACATGGATGAGAAAAAGCCCAGGAAGATCAGGATGCCAAAGCAAGG AGTGTCTGGCCTGAATGTCCACCGGccagagaagaagaaaaggaagaagttGATGAAGGACTCTCTGAATCTGGCCGCCATGCTCCGCCGCTTCACgcgggagaaggaggagaaccGCAAGAAGATCCCCGGCCTGCCCCGTGGCCAGCACAATGCCAACAGTGCCCTGCTCAACGCACACCCTAAACCCAGCAACATCAGCATGGCCGATCTGGCTAACGACCCTGCCATGATGTCACTGCTGGGCTCAGCCAATAACAACGACATGCTGCAGGACATGATGGGCGACCTAGACTTTGGGCTGCTGGACTCTCCTCAGCCCTCCAGTCCTGCACAGGGGGAGAACGGTGCTCCGGGTAGGGTCCAGGGTAGGGTCCAGGGGGCACAAGGAGGtctcctgccccctcctcctctgcctaATGGACTGCCTGCCCCTCTCAGTAAGCGTATTGAGGACCTCCGTGTG GCTTCTCATCAGTTTGATCAAGAGGGCAGGAAAAAGTTCTTCACGCTGGACATGAACAACATCCTACTGGA TATTGAGTTGCAGGTCCAGGAGCAGCCGGCAGCAGTGCGCTCTTCAGTCTACTCCCATCTCGAGGCCTTTGTGCCCTGCAACAAGGAGGCTCTGCTCAAACGCCTAAAGAAACTCAGCCTCAatatccag GATGACCGTCTGCGTGCTCCGCTACTGAAGCTGAAGCTAGCTGTGTGCAGCGTGATGCCAGAGCAGATTGCCAGATACAATATGGACTGCATTGCCAAAGTGGCCAA GCAGCAGTCAGAAGAGGGGGAAAAGAACGGgtcagaagaggaggatgaggagaagcCTGGGAAGAGAGTGATGGGACCTCGCAAGAAGTTTGTCTGGGATGAGAAGCTCAG GATGTTGCTGTGTAACTTGGTGAGGGTGAAGCTGGGCTGCTATGAGCTGGAGGGCCAGAGCTCCCAGTCTCCAGAGGACTATCTCAAGGCCTTCATGGAGACTGAGGTGAAACCACTGTGGCCCAAGGGCTGGATGCAGGGCAG gatgCTATTCAAAGAGAGCCTCATGGTTCATTGTCACCTCACTGGCAATCC AGCCAAGAAAAAGATGGTTCCTACTCCCAAGTCTAAACCCAAA GAGGGTAGTTGGGTCCAGAGATCCACCCCCTCAGTTGGTGCGACCCCCTCCCCTGCAGCCCCAGTGGCCTGCCGGCCCTCCCAGTCCACCGCTGAGACCATCTGTCTGCTTGACTCCCTGGATGAAGAGCTGACCGCCCCCGCCCTGGACTCCATCTCCCAGGCCCTGGCCCTCCTCAGCAATGCAGCCAAGGGCCTGGTCCAAGGGGACAGTCCCCCCTCCCCTGATAGGCCCAAGACTGCCCCGtcctccctccatgcctcacCTCTCCTCCAGAAGCACAAGAAGAGCACCATCAACACACCCAGCTCCAACACACCTCTCTTcgtctctacctcctcctccccctcctctctctctcggcctcccACCGTCTCCCCTTCTCTGTCCTCAGCAAGGAGCGAGGGGTTGGGGTCGATGAAGGGTGGAGGTGCTCTGGCTCAGGCTCACAGACAATCATTGCAGAGCACTCAGAGGCTTGCTGGGACTGGACTGAGTAAAGCCAATGCTCCCGGCTCTCACTCCCAGCTTAAGCCGCGGCCGCCCCCCAATCAGAAGGGCTTTGGCAGCAATAATACTAAAGCCAACAGTGGTgacacccccctctcctccccttctccctccttctcccactctctcttagGAGCCCAAGCTCAGCAGCAGTCCAACTTCATCACCCCCATGCAGGCCACTCTCACCAAGTCCTCCCATAGCAGCACCTCGCCCATCATCAAACTCACCCCTCGCCTCCCCAACCCCTTAACGCCCACCACCTTCTCACCCTCCACCAATCCCAGGCCTCAGGCAGCTTCCAGTATGCACCAGTACTCCTCCAAAAGCCCAGCAGGGTTCCGCCCACCATTCTCAGGTGCTCCGGGAGGGCCAGCCAAACTTGTCCAGGGCAGCTACACCCCTCCAGGAGGGCAGAAGACCCCCTCTCAGATCATCAGCAGCAGCACCAACACCAGCCTTACCAACACCTCATCCATCAGCAAGCATTCGGGATCCAGTCCCTCCCCTACCACAACCTCGGCCAATCAGCGACAAAGGCCGGCAGGTGGAACCATTCAGGGGGCTAAGCCTATTAAATCTGTATCCACACAGTCTGTCTCTTCTCAGTTGCCACAG GTGTCCTCAGCCAGCAGCAGTCTTCTTGGCTCTGCTCCGTCTCTCCCACTGGGCTTTGGGATGTTGGGGGGGCTGGTTCCTGTGTCCCTGCCCTTCCAGTTTCCTTCACTCTTAAACCTGCCCCCATTAGGGGGCACAGCTGGCTCCAGCACCGGGGCCAGCGGCTCCTCAACCAGCAACAGCTCAGCATTCTCCCTGACCCAGA AACTCTACTCTTCCTGTCCAGATGTCAATCAAACCCAAGGAGGGGATGTGAAGAGGAAGTCTCTTTGA
- the LOC139421390 gene encoding ubinuclein-2-like isoform X1: MAEPRKVPFVTISSFNNNAPPSDSKKRRREDEAEISLGEDGGGGSAATRPGGGTGASPFGIVKAGDGDSAETKRVTVRLNLSLPEPSERGSAEFNYSELVQSTQVKKPPAPGPPKDLTPALDPNDPFADNEKERKEVEALAKKFESKYSQANTGKKKRKDRVQDLIDIGFGYDETDPFIDNSEAYDELVPASLNTKLGGFYINTGTLQFRAASESEGEDFKKLKDGEERVIKKRMKKQDGSNMDEKKPRKIRMPKQGVSGLNVHRPEKKKRKKLMKDSLNLAAMLRRFTREKEENRKKIPGLPRGQHNANSALLNAHPKPSNISMADLANDPAMMSLLGSANNNDMLQDMMGDLDFGLLDSPQPSSPAQGENGAPGRVQGRVQGAQGGLLPPPPLPNGLPAPLSKRIEDLRVASHQFDQEGRKKFFTLDMNNILLDIELQVQEQPAAVRSSVYSHLEAFVPCNKEALLKRLKKLSLNIQDDRLRAPLLKLKLAVCSVMPEQIARYNMDCIAKVAKQQSEEGEKNGSEEEDEEKPGKRVMGPRKKFVWDEKLRMLLCNLVRVKLGCYELEGQSSQSPEDYLKAFMETEVKPLWPKGWMQGRMLFKESLMVHCHLTGNPAKKKMVPTPKSKPKEGSWVQRSTPSVGATPSPAAPVACRPSQSTAETICLLDSLDEELTAPALDSISQALALLSNAAKGLVQGDSPPSPDRPKTAPSSLHASPLLQKHKKSTINTPSSNTPLFVSTSSSPSSLSRPPTVSPSLSSARSEGLGSMKGGGALAQAHRQSLQSTQRLAGTGLSKANAPGSHSQLKPRPPPNQKGFGSNNTKANSGDTPLSSPSPSFSHSLLGAQAQQQSNFITPMQATLTKSSHSSTSPIIKLTPRLPNPLTPTTFSPSTNPRPQAASSMHQYSSKSPAGFRPPFSGAPGGPAKLVQGSYTPPGGQKTPSQIISSSTNTSLTNTSSISKHSGSSPSPTTTSANQRQRPAGGTIQGAKPIKSVSTQSVSSQLPQVSSASSSLLGSAPSLPLGFGMLGGLVPVSLPFQFPSLLNLPPLGGTAGSSTGASGSSTSNSSAFSLTQNLLKSLQSGSQVALPPHLQLAFSELYSSCPDVNQTQGGDVKRKSL, translated from the exons ATGGCCGAACCGAGAAAAGTACCGTTTGTCACAATCTCTTCCTTTAACAACAATGCACCGCCTTCGGATTCAAAGAAACGCCGCCGGGAAGATGAGGCCGAAATCAGTTTGGGGGAAGATGGAGGGGGTGGAAGTGCAGCAACCAGGCCAGGAGGTGGTACTGGTGCTAGTCCATTCGGTATCGTGAAAGCCGGTGACGGGGATTCAGCGGAAACAAAACGTGTAACAGTGCGCTTGAACCTCTCCTTGCCCGAACCCAGCGAACGGGGATCTGCTGAATTCAACTACAGTGAACTTGTTCAATCTACTCAG GTGAAGAAGCCTCCTGCTCCAGGACCTCCTAAAGACCTGACGCCAGCCCTGGACCCCAACGACCCCTTTGCAGACaacgagaaggagagaaaagaagtaGAGGCGCTCGCCAAGAAATTTGAGAGCAAATAT TCACAGGCCAATACAGGGAAAAAGAAGCGGAAGGACAGGGTGCAGGATCTCATCGACATTGGTTTTGGCTATGATGAGACTGACCCATTCATTGATAACTCTGAGGCT TATGATGAGCTGGTGCCAGCCTCCCTCAACACTAAGCTGGGAGGGTTCTACATCAACACTGGCACCCTGCAGTTCAGAGCAGCCTCCGAGTCAGAGGGAGAGGACTTCAAG AAGTTGAAAGATGGTGAGGAGCGTGTGATAAAGAAGCGAATGAAAAAGCAAGATGGCAGTAACATGGATGAGAAAAAGCCCAGGAAGATCAGGATGCCAAAGCAAGG AGTGTCTGGCCTGAATGTCCACCGGccagagaagaagaaaaggaagaagttGATGAAGGACTCTCTGAATCTGGCCGCCATGCTCCGCCGCTTCACgcgggagaaggaggagaaccGCAAGAAGATCCCCGGCCTGCCCCGTGGCCAGCACAATGCCAACAGTGCCCTGCTCAACGCACACCCTAAACCCAGCAACATCAGCATGGCCGATCTGGCTAACGACCCTGCCATGATGTCACTGCTGGGCTCAGCCAATAACAACGACATGCTGCAGGACATGATGGGCGACCTAGACTTTGGGCTGCTGGACTCTCCTCAGCCCTCCAGTCCTGCACAGGGGGAGAACGGTGCTCCGGGTAGGGTCCAGGGTAGGGTCCAGGGGGCACAAGGAGGtctcctgccccctcctcctctgcctaATGGACTGCCTGCCCCTCTCAGTAAGCGTATTGAGGACCTCCGTGTG GCTTCTCATCAGTTTGATCAAGAGGGCAGGAAAAAGTTCTTCACGCTGGACATGAACAACATCCTACTGGA TATTGAGTTGCAGGTCCAGGAGCAGCCGGCAGCAGTGCGCTCTTCAGTCTACTCCCATCTCGAGGCCTTTGTGCCCTGCAACAAGGAGGCTCTGCTCAAACGCCTAAAGAAACTCAGCCTCAatatccag GATGACCGTCTGCGTGCTCCGCTACTGAAGCTGAAGCTAGCTGTGTGCAGCGTGATGCCAGAGCAGATTGCCAGATACAATATGGACTGCATTGCCAAAGTGGCCAA GCAGCAGTCAGAAGAGGGGGAAAAGAACGGgtcagaagaggaggatgaggagaagcCTGGGAAGAGAGTGATGGGACCTCGCAAGAAGTTTGTCTGGGATGAGAAGCTCAG GATGTTGCTGTGTAACTTGGTGAGGGTGAAGCTGGGCTGCTATGAGCTGGAGGGCCAGAGCTCCCAGTCTCCAGAGGACTATCTCAAGGCCTTCATGGAGACTGAGGTGAAACCACTGTGGCCCAAGGGCTGGATGCAGGGCAG gatgCTATTCAAAGAGAGCCTCATGGTTCATTGTCACCTCACTGGCAATCC AGCCAAGAAAAAGATGGTTCCTACTCCCAAGTCTAAACCCAAA GAGGGTAGTTGGGTCCAGAGATCCACCCCCTCAGTTGGTGCGACCCCCTCCCCTGCAGCCCCAGTGGCCTGCCGGCCCTCCCAGTCCACCGCTGAGACCATCTGTCTGCTTGACTCCCTGGATGAAGAGCTGACCGCCCCCGCCCTGGACTCCATCTCCCAGGCCCTGGCCCTCCTCAGCAATGCAGCCAAGGGCCTGGTCCAAGGGGACAGTCCCCCCTCCCCTGATAGGCCCAAGACTGCCCCGtcctccctccatgcctcacCTCTCCTCCAGAAGCACAAGAAGAGCACCATCAACACACCCAGCTCCAACACACCTCTCTTcgtctctacctcctcctccccctcctctctctctcggcctcccACCGTCTCCCCTTCTCTGTCCTCAGCAAGGAGCGAGGGGTTGGGGTCGATGAAGGGTGGAGGTGCTCTGGCTCAGGCTCACAGACAATCATTGCAGAGCACTCAGAGGCTTGCTGGGACTGGACTGAGTAAAGCCAATGCTCCCGGCTCTCACTCCCAGCTTAAGCCGCGGCCGCCCCCCAATCAGAAGGGCTTTGGCAGCAATAATACTAAAGCCAACAGTGGTgacacccccctctcctccccttctccctccttctcccactctctcttagGAGCCCAAGCTCAGCAGCAGTCCAACTTCATCACCCCCATGCAGGCCACTCTCACCAAGTCCTCCCATAGCAGCACCTCGCCCATCATCAAACTCACCCCTCGCCTCCCCAACCCCTTAACGCCCACCACCTTCTCACCCTCCACCAATCCCAGGCCTCAGGCAGCTTCCAGTATGCACCAGTACTCCTCCAAAAGCCCAGCAGGGTTCCGCCCACCATTCTCAGGTGCTCCGGGAGGGCCAGCCAAACTTGTCCAGGGCAGCTACACCCCTCCAGGAGGGCAGAAGACCCCCTCTCAGATCATCAGCAGCAGCACCAACACCAGCCTTACCAACACCTCATCCATCAGCAAGCATTCGGGATCCAGTCCCTCCCCTACCACAACCTCGGCCAATCAGCGACAAAGGCCGGCAGGTGGAACCATTCAGGGGGCTAAGCCTATTAAATCTGTATCCACACAGTCTGTCTCTTCTCAGTTGCCACAG GTGTCCTCAGCCAGCAGCAGTCTTCTTGGCTCTGCTCCGTCTCTCCCACTGGGCTTTGGGATGTTGGGGGGGCTGGTTCCTGTGTCCCTGCCCTTCCAGTTTCCTTCACTCTTAAACCTGCCCCCATTAGGGGGCACAGCTGGCTCCAGCACCGGGGCCAGCGGCTCCTCAACCAGCAACAGCTCAGCATTCTCCCTGACCCAGA aTCTGTTAAAGAGTCTCCAGTCAGGGTCTCAGGTTGCTCTGCCTCCTCACTTACAGCTCGCTTTCTCAG AACTCTACTCTTCCTGTCCAGATGTCAATCAAACCCAAGGAGGGGATGTGAAGAGGAAGTCTCTTTGA